A single genomic interval of Leptolyngbyaceae cyanobacterium harbors:
- a CDS encoding reverse transcriptase domain-containing protein: protein MDHKALISKINTYPTLSRQIKCWLKAGYCVEEKLFPTNDGTPQGGVISPLLANIALHGMEERIKQFSETLKGPKQNNRKALSLIRYADDFVIIHEDINVVKKCQEIICEWLRDMGLELKPSKTKLTHTLNEIEGNIGFEFLGFHVQQYKVGNYRCAKTTNGIKLGFKTLITPSKPKIKIHLEKIAKVIDDHVNAPQAALISKLNPIIRGWSNYYSAVSSKETFSKVDFLIYEKLRAWVRRRGKGDINKDKYWRTVGNRNWCFSTENGIELHNHSRTPIVRHIKVKGEASPFNGNWTYWSKRRGEYPETPNRVATLIKKQKGICTHCGLYFSSTDIVEVDHKLPISLGGKDQYDNLQLLHVATCNTNRSNLQSRHFQTRIKCNYNCASARINCN from the coding sequence ATAGACCATAAAGCATTAATCTCCAAAATAAACACATACCCCACTCTAAGCCGTCAGATAAAATGCTGGCTCAAAGCAGGATACTGTGTGGAAGAAAAACTCTTTCCTACCAATGATGGTACACCACAAGGAGGGGTTATCTCACCCTTACTTGCGAACATTGCCCTACATGGTATGGAAGAAAGAATTAAACAGTTTTCGGAGACACTAAAAGGCCCTAAGCAAAATAATCGTAAAGCCCTTAGTCTAATCCGTTACGCTGATGACTTCGTTATCATTCATGAGGATATTAACGTCGTCAAGAAATGTCAAGAGATTATTTGTGAATGGTTACGTGACATGGGTTTAGAATTAAAACCTAGTAAAACAAAACTGACACATACCTTGAATGAGATTGAGGGAAATATTGGTTTTGAATTTCTTGGATTTCACGTACAGCAGTACAAAGTAGGAAACTACAGATGTGCCAAAACTACTAATGGCATCAAACTAGGTTTTAAAACACTAATCACCCCATCAAAACCCAAAATCAAGATTCATCTGGAAAAGATTGCTAAAGTAATAGATGACCATGTGAATGCCCCTCAAGCTGCTTTAATTAGTAAGCTGAATCCAATCATTAGGGGATGGTCAAACTATTACTCAGCAGTCAGTAGTAAGGAAACTTTCTCAAAAGTTGACTTTCTAATCTATGAAAAGTTAAGAGCATGGGTAAGAAGAAGGGGTAAAGGAGACATCAATAAGGATAAATACTGGAGAACAGTAGGCAATCGAAATTGGTGTTTCAGTACCGAGAATGGAATAGAATTACACAATCACTCAAGAACGCCAATCGTAAGGCATATTAAAGTGAAAGGTGAAGCTAGTCCGTTTAATGGTAACTGGACTTACTGGAGCAAAAGACGTGGCGAGTACCCAGAAACTCCTAATAGAGTGGCAACACTCATTAAGAAACAAAAAGGTATTTGTACACACTGTGGGCTGTACTTTTCCAGTACAGACATTGTAGAAGTTGACCATAAATTACCAATTTCATTAGGTGGTAAAGACCAATATGACAACCTTCAACTACTACATGTAGCGACCTGCAATACTAATCGCTCAAACCTGCAATCAAGACATTTTCAAACCAGGATTAAATGCAACTATAATTGCGCTTCAGCCAGGATTAATTGCAACTGA
- a CDS encoding reverse transcriptase domain-containing protein codes for MRDAETVLNVIRDRGQQGLPLGKDVYRQLFNPNLYLRAYSRIYKNDGAMTRGITEETADGMSVKKIESLIEDIRYERFRWTPVRRVNIPKKNGKTRPLGVPTWKDKLVQEVVRSILEAYYEPQFSDSSHGFRPERGCHTALTNIDRTWQGTKWFIEGDIRGCFDNIDHKILMSILRDKIKDNRFLRLMENLLKAGYCEQWKYHSTLSGTPQGAIVSPILANIYLDKLDKFVWENLIPEYTRGQRRAENKEYAKLQKLAWYYRKTGQTLKAHELEIKYQKMPSKDVRDPGYRRLSYVRYADDFLLGFIGSVAEAKEIKEKLRTFLADNLKLDMSSEKTLITNAHKGAAKFLGYSVVVQQSDSKHTQGRRSLNGIIGLRIPARFVEEKCAQYKRNGKPIHRPELINDDDFTIVSIYQSEYRGYVQFYSLAQNIAWLSKLQWVMWSSLMKTLACKHKTSVAKICSKYHKTVKLPQGRRKCVEITINREGKKPLVARFGGLSLKRNPKATIPDLPLTRKPPERNELIKRLLADECEVCGAKGDIEVHHVRALKDLLVKGRKSKPLWMQIMSARRRKTMIVCRQCHDAIHAGKPIFRHITE; via the coding sequence ATGCGGGACGCCGAAACGGTTCTTAATGTAATCCGAGATAGAGGCCAACAAGGGTTGCCTCTGGGAAAAGATGTCTACAGACAACTATTCAACCCGAATTTGTACCTCCGAGCGTACAGTCGCATCTACAAAAATGATGGGGCAATGACGCGAGGAATTACTGAGGAAACTGCTGATGGAATGTCTGTCAAAAAGATTGAGAGCCTCATAGAAGATATTCGCTATGAACGCTTTCGATGGACACCAGTACGACGAGTTAACATTCCTAAAAAGAATGGAAAAACTCGACCGCTTGGTGTCCCTACTTGGAAAGACAAACTGGTTCAAGAAGTGGTACGCTCGATTCTTGAGGCATACTACGAACCTCAATTTTCTGACAGCAGTCACGGTTTCAGACCAGAGCGCGGATGCCACACGGCTTTAACTAATATAGACCGTACCTGGCAAGGAACCAAGTGGTTTATCGAAGGAGACATTCGCGGTTGTTTTGACAACATAGACCATAAAATCTTGATGTCAATCCTGCGCGATAAAATTAAAGATAACCGCTTTCTCAGGTTGATGGAAAATCTGCTCAAAGCAGGTTATTGCGAGCAATGGAAGTATCATTCCACTCTCAGTGGTACGCCTCAAGGCGCAATCGTCTCACCCATTCTCGCCAATATCTATCTCGACAAGTTGGATAAGTTTGTCTGGGAGAATCTAATTCCAGAATATACGCGCGGTCAAAGAAGAGCCGAAAATAAGGAGTATGCCAAACTCCAGAAACTCGCTTGGTACTACAGGAAAACCGGACAAACTTTAAAAGCGCATGAACTGGAAATAAAATACCAGAAAATGCCCTCCAAAGATGTTCGTGACCCTGGGTACAGAAGGCTGTCTTATGTACGCTATGCCGATGACTTTTTACTTGGCTTTATAGGGTCAGTTGCAGAGGCAAAAGAAATCAAGGAAAAACTGAGAACATTTTTAGCTGATAACTTGAAGCTCGATATGTCCTCTGAAAAGACCTTGATTACAAATGCCCACAAAGGAGCGGCAAAGTTTTTGGGGTACTCAGTCGTTGTTCAACAGTCGGACAGTAAGCACACTCAAGGTAGGCGTTCGCTGAACGGCATTATTGGACTCCGAATTCCTGCTCGTTTTGTGGAAGAAAAGTGCGCCCAATACAAGAGGAATGGCAAACCCATTCATCGCCCGGAACTGATTAATGATGACGATTTTACAATCGTCAGCATCTATCAGTCAGAATACAGAGGGTACGTGCAATTCTACAGTCTGGCCCAAAACATTGCATGGCTTTCAAAACTGCAATGGGTCATGTGGAGTTCACTAATGAAAACACTCGCTTGTAAACACAAAACTAGCGTGGCGAAAATCTGCTCCAAGTACCATAAGACGGTCAAGCTCCCACAAGGTCGGCGCAAATGCGTGGAAATTACCATCAATAGGGAAGGTAAGAAACCACTGGTGGCTCGTTTTGGTGGTCTATCGCTAAAACGTAACCCAAAAGCAACCATTCCAGACCTGCCCTTGACCCGAAAGCCGCCAGAAAGAAACGAGCTGATTAAACGGCTCCTTGCGGACGAGTGTGAGGTCTGTGGGGCGAAAGGTGACATTGAAGTTCACCACGTTCGCGCTCTCAAAGACCTCTTGGTAAAGGGAAGGAAGTCTAAACCGCTCTGGATGCAGATTATGTCTGCACGCAGACGAAAGACAATGATTGTTTGTCGCCAATGCCATGACGCCATTCATGCTGGCAAACCTATTTTTAGGCACATCACGGAATAG
- a CDS encoding reverse transcriptase N-terminal domain-containing protein, protein MSKTQNILTVEWKDLNWQKLEKATFKLQKRIYQASERGDVKAVRKLQKTLIRSWSARCISVRKVTQENQGMNTAGVDGVKSLTPKQRTNLVGRLRISGKSKPTRRVMIPKPGSSETRPLGIPTIDDRALQALVKLAMEPEWEAKFEPNSYGFRPGRSCHDAIEAIFNNIRYKAKYVLDADIAKCVRRGSQHGIPNLIGRD, encoded by the coding sequence ATGTCTAAAACGCAGAATATTCTGACGGTGGAATGGAAAGACCTCAACTGGCAAAAGCTAGAAAAGGCCACTTTCAAGTTGCAAAAACGAATCTATCAAGCGAGTGAGCGTGGCGATGTTAAAGCAGTTCGCAAACTTCAAAAGACTCTGATTAGGTCATGGTCTGCAAGATGTATTTCTGTCAGAAAGGTAACTCAAGAAAACCAAGGTATGAATACGGCTGGAGTGGATGGCGTTAAATCGTTAACCCCAAAGCAACGTACTAACTTGGTAGGCAGACTAAGAATTTCTGGAAAATCAAAACCTACTCGTAGGGTAATGATTCCAAAACCAGGAAGTTCTGAAACCCGTCCATTAGGAATACCTACAATAGATGACCGTGCCTTGCAAGCGCTAGTAAAATTAGCGATGGAACCAGAATGGGAGGCCAAATTCGAGCCAAACTCTTATGGTTTCAGACCCGGACGCTCATGCCACGATGCAATTGAAGCAATATTTAACAATATTAGATATAAAGCCAAATATGTGCTTGATGCCGATATTGCCAAATGCGTGCGCCGTGGCAGTCAACACGGTATCCCCAATCTAATTGGGAGAGACTAA
- a CDS encoding DUF2808 domain-containing protein — translation MKNLVYATTITLVLASLFPTAQARNLRDYNVTHLGSSAAIPNNAQFQSATHKLDVYVKVQALSSLSIDLPEDISIRRGIEVKNQSGQKIEADVSINNRKATVVFSQPVPPETKLSINMRDVTTPGYDHIWLYRVYGKMVGANVEIPLGTAWIPTYK, via the coding sequence ATGAAAAACTTAGTTTACGCAACAACAATCACTCTGGTACTTGCCTCCTTATTTCCTACTGCTCAGGCGCGAAATCTAAGAGATTATAACGTTACTCATCTAGGCAGTAGCGCTGCAATTCCTAATAACGCTCAATTTCAGAGTGCTACCCATAAGTTAGATGTTTATGTCAAGGTACAAGCTCTTTCATCACTATCAATCGATTTGCCAGAGGATATTAGCATCCGTAGGGGAATTGAAGTGAAGAATCAATCGGGACAGAAAATTGAGGCTGATGTTTCTATCAATAATAGAAAAGCTACAGTCGTTTTCTCCCAACCAGTACCTCCTGAGACCAAGCTATCAATTAATATGCGAGACGTTACTACTCCAGGCTATGACCACATCTGGCTGTACCGAGTTTATGGAAAGATGGTCGGCGCAAATGTAGAAATCCCTCTCGGTACAGCTTGGATTCCAACCTACAAATAG